The genomic DNA GCCATCTCCACGTCGTCGCACCCCACGATCGACAGCTCGCCGGGAACGGAGACGCGGGCCGTCAGCGCCGCCTTCAGCGCCCCCATGGCGATCAGGTCGTTGGCGCAGAAGACGCCGGTCGGACGCTCGCTCGAAGCGAGGAGACTCTTCATCGCCTTCTGCCCGCCGCTGACCGTGGGCGGTGTCCGGC from Longimicrobium sp. includes the following:
- a CDS encoding substrate-binding domain-containing protein, coding for RTPPTVSGGQKAMKSLLASSERPTGVFCANDLIAMGALKAALTARVSVPGELSIVGCDDVEMASFVTPELTTVAIPARELGARAARLLLRQLDGQEVTVKGAKLLPVKLVRRGTTAEPSSRT